TCATCGGCGCCTTGGGGCCCACGGCGTTGTAGATCCCGCTGCCCTTGGTCTCGACCAGGCGCAGCATGAACGCGGCAAGGTCGCGCACGTCGATGAACTGCACGCGATCGGTCTGGTTGCCGGGGGCAAGAATTTCGCCGCCACGTGGCAGGCGCCAGGGCCAGTAGGTGAAGCGATCGGTGTAGTCGCCGGGACCCACGATGTACGTGGGGCGCACCACGATGCCGCGCGCTCCGAACGCCTGCTGCACCAGCGCTTCGCACTGCGCCTTGTCGGTCCCGAACTTTTCGCTGCCGTCTTTCGGGTCGGCCAACGTGGTGTGTACGGGGTCCGCTTCGGTGAGGCCCGTCTTGAGATACGGGTAGTAGACGCCCGTACTCGACGTAAAGAGATAGCGCCCGCTGTCCTTCAGGAGCTCGGTGGTGAGCTTCACCCACGTGGGGTTGGTGGCGCTGTCGTCGATGACCGCGTCCCAGGTGCGCCCTTTGAGCGCGTCGAGCTGCCCGTTGCGGTCGCCCACGAGACGCTCGACGCCAGCGGGGAGATCGCCGTCGCGCCGCCCGCGGGTGAAGATGCTGACCTGATGCCCATGGGCAACGGCGAGGCGCACAAGGTGCGGGCCGATGAAGCCGGTGCCGCCGAGAATAAGGAGCCGGAGTGGCGCCGGCGACCCGGCGGCGCGCAGGAGCCCCGGTGTGAGGGCGGCGGCCGCGGTCAGCACGCTGGCCTGCTGGACGAAGGAACGACGGGACGTCATCGGCGTGGATCCCTCAGGGGGCGGCGAGAAGAACGGGGCGTCGC
The Gemmatimonadaceae bacterium DNA segment above includes these coding regions:
- a CDS encoding NAD-dependent epimerase/dehydratase family protein — protein: MTSRRSFVQQASVLTAAAALTPGLLRAAGSPAPLRLLILGGTGFIGPHLVRLAVAHGHQVSIFTRGRRDGDLPAGVERLVGDRNGQLDALKGRTWDAVIDDSATNPTWVKLTTELLKDSGRYLFTSSTGVYYPYLKTGLTEADPVHTTLADPKDGSEKFGTDKAQCEALVQQAFGARGIVVRPTYIVGPGDYTDRFTYWPWRLPRGGEILAPGNQTDRVQFIDVRDLAAFMLRLVETKGSGIYNAVGPKAPMTIAQFLAQASAALAVTPQFTWVNDYDFLAKYEIDGVVPWILTRGNDLGHTSVLTTRAHAAGLTYRPVADTVRDTLAWFRTLPAERQAAAKWVLTEAKEKEMLAAWKARRGG